One genomic segment of Rubripirellula amarantea includes these proteins:
- a CDS encoding exo-alpha-sialidase produces MNHSIQLSLLLSLLSSLVIAMATYADESAFKLQPMAYNHPGLEVDLGVGLWAYPIAVDYDNDGDTDLIVGCPDKPSQGTYYFENPTQDPQNKMPVFKPGVRIGDGYHYMTPSVVNGETIVLVPGQEFRRNSNTGQFDFSKPRKIDAPADPQHYVQGRTRANMWRYVDFDGDNDRDIAVAIGDWSDLGWDHAYDNHGNWRNGPLHGSVSILINEGNDEKPIYKQPHTKLHAGGGELDVYGWPSPNFADFDGDGDLDLLCGEFLDGFTYFQNVGSRNAPDYAAGRRLDDSSGNLLSMHVQMITPSAVDWDNDGDQDLIVGDEDGRVAFIENTGRLFDQMPVFEAPKYFRQQADTLKFGALATPFAYDWDNDGDQDILCGNTAGSIGWFENLGVANDGMPKWNSPVLLNVKSDNGTTEPFRVTAGPNGSIQGPCESKWGYTTLSVVDWDADGDADIIYNSILARIGLLIRHQDTLIEKPFDSGVRELPPSWNWQQTPSSETLTQWRTTPLVYDFDDDGRLDLIMLDQEGYLTLRSAGGKAQRIFVNENNEPLRLNSTSCGGSGRVKLALVDWDADSRLDILVNSENAAWYRNCETRSGNVVLKKVGNLARRNVAGHTSSPAACDFNRDGKPDLLVGSENGRLYFIEHDDCITFTDEQITGRPPIDNEEPTIPGLVEQEFIFDQAPFQQCHASTVCQTSRGLVAAWFGGTREGQNDVSIWTSYHDGQRWNGPNRVADGIQHDGLRYPCWNPVLFQPPGDAPTLLFFKVGPSPSEWWGEVMISYDRGRTFRDRKRLPEGIDGPVRCKPILLDDGSTLLCGSSTEYDGWRVHFESVKLADGMLTDTWKRIGPINDGKLFNAIQPTFLTHSNGQLQVICRTKEGVLATSRSHDSGITWNTMTATDIANPNSGIDAVTLNDGRHLLVYNDLPSGETGWGKRGLLNLAQSTDGLTWRDIAVLERKENAEFSYPAIIQSTDGKVHITYTHKRTRIKHVVIDPTRFALTDE; encoded by the coding sequence ATGAATCACTCAATCCAGTTGTCATTACTGTTGTCATTGCTGTCGTCACTGGTCATCGCGATGGCGACGTATGCCGATGAGTCAGCTTTCAAGTTGCAACCGATGGCGTACAACCATCCTGGGTTGGAAGTCGACCTTGGCGTGGGATTGTGGGCTTACCCGATTGCGGTGGATTATGACAACGATGGGGACACGGATTTGATAGTTGGTTGTCCTGATAAACCTTCTCAAGGCACCTATTACTTCGAAAACCCAACCCAAGACCCCCAAAACAAGATGCCGGTTTTCAAACCAGGCGTTCGGATCGGCGACGGCTACCACTACATGACACCAAGCGTCGTCAACGGCGAAACCATTGTGCTGGTGCCGGGTCAAGAGTTCCGTCGAAACTCGAACACAGGCCAGTTTGATTTTAGTAAGCCGCGCAAGATTGACGCCCCTGCCGATCCCCAGCACTACGTCCAAGGTCGCACGCGGGCCAACATGTGGCGTTACGTCGATTTCGACGGGGATAACGATCGGGACATCGCCGTGGCCATCGGTGATTGGTCCGATCTAGGTTGGGACCATGCGTACGACAACCATGGGAATTGGCGAAACGGTCCGCTGCACGGTTCTGTTTCTATCCTGATCAACGAAGGTAACGATGAAAAACCGATCTACAAGCAGCCTCATACGAAACTTCATGCCGGAGGTGGCGAACTTGACGTCTACGGTTGGCCGTCTCCCAACTTCGCTGATTTCGACGGCGATGGTGACCTCGATCTACTTTGCGGTGAGTTCTTAGACGGCTTTACCTACTTTCAGAACGTCGGATCGCGAAACGCACCGGACTATGCTGCAGGACGGAGGCTTGACGACTCCTCCGGGAATCTGCTTAGCATGCACGTGCAGATGATCACTCCTTCGGCCGTCGATTGGGATAACGACGGTGATCAAGACTTGATCGTCGGCGACGAAGACGGTCGAGTTGCGTTTATTGAGAACACCGGCCGACTATTCGACCAGATGCCTGTCTTTGAAGCTCCGAAGTACTTTCGTCAACAGGCTGACACGCTCAAGTTCGGAGCCTTGGCGACGCCCTTTGCGTACGACTGGGACAACGACGGTGATCAAGACATCCTCTGCGGTAACACAGCGGGATCCATCGGCTGGTTTGAAAACCTTGGTGTTGCCAATGACGGTATGCCGAAATGGAATTCGCCTGTCTTGCTAAACGTGAAGTCCGACAATGGCACCACCGAACCATTTCGAGTGACTGCGGGTCCAAACGGTTCGATCCAAGGCCCCTGCGAATCAAAATGGGGATACACGACGCTCAGCGTCGTCGATTGGGACGCCGACGGTGATGCCGATATTATCTACAACTCGATTCTCGCCCGCATAGGCCTGCTGATTCGTCACCAGGACACGCTCATAGAGAAGCCGTTTGACAGCGGCGTGCGTGAACTGCCACCGTCATGGAATTGGCAACAAACCCCATCGAGTGAAACGTTGACTCAATGGCGTACGACACCGTTGGTTTACGACTTCGATGACGACGGACGGCTGGACCTTATCATGCTCGACCAGGAAGGCTACCTAACGTTGCGTTCGGCGGGTGGCAAAGCTCAGCGAATATTTGTCAATGAGAACAATGAACCGCTGCGTTTGAATTCAACCAGTTGCGGTGGTTCGGGACGAGTGAAGTTGGCGTTGGTCGATTGGGACGCAGATTCTCGGTTGGATATTCTGGTGAACTCCGAGAACGCCGCTTGGTACCGCAATTGCGAAACACGCAGCGGTAACGTTGTGTTGAAGAAAGTGGGCAACCTAGCCCGACGAAACGTAGCCGGTCATACGTCCAGTCCCGCGGCCTGCGACTTCAATCGCGATGGGAAACCCGACCTGTTAGTCGGCAGCGAAAATGGTCGACTATATTTCATCGAGCACGACGATTGCATCACCTTCACTGACGAACAAATCACCGGAAGACCGCCTATCGACAACGAGGAACCGACCATCCCCGGACTGGTTGAGCAGGAGTTCATTTTTGACCAGGCACCTTTTCAACAATGCCACGCATCGACCGTTTGCCAAACCTCGCGTGGACTCGTTGCTGCTTGGTTTGGCGGAACGAGGGAAGGGCAAAACGATGTGAGCATTTGGACTAGCTATCACGATGGTCAACGATGGAATGGCCCCAATCGAGTCGCGGACGGAATCCAACACGATGGACTGCGATATCCATGCTGGAATCCCGTTTTGTTTCAGCCACCCGGTGACGCACCGACGTTGTTGTTCTTCAAAGTTGGCCCGAGCCCGAGCGAGTGGTGGGGCGAGGTGATGATTAGCTACGACCGAGGCCGTACGTTCCGCGATCGCAAGCGACTGCCCGAAGGCATTGATGGTCCGGTGCGTTGCAAACCGATTCTGCTGGACGATGGAAGCACGTTGCTTTGCGGATCGTCGACGGAGTACGACGGTTGGCGTGTCCATTTCGAATCTGTGAAATTGGCTGACGGAATGCTTACCGATACCTGGAAACGCATCGGACCTATCAACGATGGAAAGCTATTCAATGCGATTCAACCAACATTCCTGACGCACTCAAACGGACAATTGCAAGTGATTTGCCGAACGAAAGAAGGCGTGCTGGCGACGAGCCGTTCGCACGACAGCGGTATAACGTGGAACACCATGACAGCGACCGATATCGCCAACCCCAATTCCGGAATCGACGCGGTAACCTTGAATGACGGCCGGCATCTTCTGGTCTACAACGACCTACCCTCAGGTGAAACAGGCTGGGGAAAACGAGGCCTATTGAATCTCGCTCAATCCACCGACGGTCTTACGTGGCGCGATATCGCTGTCCTGGAACGTAAAGAGAATGCCGAGTTCAGCTATCCGGCCATCATCCAATCCACCGACGGTAAGGTCCACATCACTTACACTCACAAGCGAACAAGAATCAAGCACGTTGTCATTGACCCCACTAGGTTCGCTCTAACAGACGAATGA
- a CDS encoding SGNH/GDSL hydrolase family protein: protein MNPILVYADSLSWGIVPGTRERLAFEKRWPGMMEAELHRQSFKVRVIEDCLNGRRTCVDDPSKPGRNGLIGIEQRIEVNSPLSIVIVFLGTNDFQSVHQIDARQSAKGLASIVSAIRRAPIEPGMPVPEILLVAPPKIQSVACEIAKKFEGAEQKAVGLADAVKDIADEMKCEFFDAATVTKTSNVDGVHLDAEQHRTLGHAISARVIRLLERT from the coding sequence ATGAATCCAATCCTCGTTTACGCTGATTCTTTGAGCTGGGGCATCGTTCCTGGAACCCGCGAACGGCTTGCATTCGAAAAGCGTTGGCCGGGAATGATGGAGGCTGAGCTTCATCGCCAGTCGTTTAAGGTGCGAGTGATCGAAGATTGTCTGAACGGACGACGAACTTGCGTCGACGATCCGAGTAAACCGGGACGCAATGGCCTGATCGGGATTGAGCAACGAATCGAAGTCAATTCGCCTTTGTCGATCGTGATCGTGTTCCTAGGGACCAATGACTTTCAGTCCGTTCACCAAATCGACGCAAGGCAATCCGCGAAGGGATTGGCGTCAATCGTTTCGGCCATTCGACGTGCACCAATCGAACCCGGAATGCCAGTGCCCGAGATTTTACTTGTGGCACCGCCGAAAATTCAGTCCGTTGCGTGTGAGATCGCGAAGAAGTTTGAAGGAGCAGAACAGAAAGCAGTTGGCTTGGCAGACGCCGTCAAGGACATCGCAGACGAGATGAAGTGCGAGTTCTTTGACGCGGCCACCGTGACGAAGACTAGCAATGTCGATGGAGTGCACTTGGATGCCGAACAACACCGTACGTTGGGTCACGCCATTTCCGCTCGAGTCATTCGTCTGTTAGAGCGAACCTAG
- a CDS encoding PEP-CTERM sorting domain-containing protein: MAWASLMVMGILLPCGVSQGALVTFAFEAELEADLQPFYDMDPGQKLRGKFTFESNTAASPRSAYVTRYDNSIEAFSLNLEGIGTGTGNDGFIDIIDSQPYTIFDSNGQVTSSGIRDAYVVDGRLNGITLEGSLGTNISYGYQINLLDRENESFTTQDLALTPPDFSTFEIRSINLLWTNTGTGGAIGYTPFQLTSITAVPEPSTNMLMGLGIVAMLLHRRRRTSSGDAVK; encoded by the coding sequence GTGGCTTGGGCTTCCCTGATGGTCATGGGTATCTTGTTGCCCTGCGGTGTTTCGCAGGGAGCCTTGGTGACGTTTGCTTTTGAAGCGGAACTTGAGGCTGACCTGCAACCTTTTTACGACATGGATCCCGGTCAAAAATTGCGGGGCAAGTTTACCTTTGAATCCAACACAGCAGCATCGCCACGTTCGGCGTACGTAACGCGTTACGACAACTCGATTGAAGCGTTCTCGCTAAACTTAGAAGGAATCGGTACCGGTACAGGCAATGACGGGTTCATCGACATCATCGACTCGCAACCGTACACCATCTTCGATTCCAACGGCCAAGTTACCTCTTCGGGCATTCGAGACGCCTACGTCGTTGACGGCCGGCTCAACGGAATAACACTCGAAGGATCTTTAGGCACTAATATCTCTTATGGATATCAAATCAACCTACTCGATCGCGAAAACGAGTCCTTCACGACGCAAGACTTAGCACTGACTCCTCCTGACTTTTCCACCTTTGAGATCCGATCCATCAACCTTTTGTGGACCAACACAGGCACAGGCGGTGCCATCGGCTACACCCCATTTCAATTGACTTCCATCACCGCAGTTCCCGAACCAAGCACAAACATGTTAATGGGCCTGGGAATCGTAGCGATGTTGTTGCATCGCCGCAGACGCACATCGTCGGGGGATGCAGTGAAGTAG
- a CDS encoding alpha/beta hydrolase-fold protein: MTFPKLFKNGITFSLLTLLSLTAIHPTVSVGQDNSVGEVQPDVPSGEVTSGKFSDSHVFPGTTREYSVYVPAQYQSDKPASLMVFMDGSSYANPNGAFRVPVVLDNLIAQQAMPVTIAVFVNPGIITPTLDDAKDRSNRSFEYDSLGDRNATFLVDELLPVALKGLNVSDDPVDRAVCGISSSGIAAFTVAWEKPDQFGKVLSHIGSFTNIRGGWEYPGLIRKSHKQPKPIKVYLQDGRDDLDNLHGNWPLGNHDMAAALQFAGYQHKLVMTDGGHSGKWAGEDLPNALKWLWDDNAKSSHVPDPSTKPKWEPHPDAVAKESVPRGKVETMQPWESKIFPGTTRDWAIYVPAQYSPEEPAALMVFQDGEGMRNTDRRWRVPIVFDNLIARGDMPPTIAVFLNPGHETAKPRKKNKHSNRSFEYDSLGDRYARFLLDEIIPEVKKRYTISDDPEMHAIGGSSSGAICAFTAAWERTDYFRKVYSSVGSFTNLRGGNIYPALVRKTEPKPIRVYMADTSGDVDNAFGSWPWANQRMAAALNYMGYDVRFDWAEGYAHNADFGGSKFPEAMKWLWRNEEHKPVINTQGDLGGDLTLLNLLIPGEAWELVADDLGFADALCADAQGNLYFCDMRAPSVIRIDATTGGQSVIAKESVSGLELSPDGTLLYACQGSKDRVISIDVRSGEVKTIAEGVKPNDLAVTRDGFVLITETGAKQVTRINPESGEVTPVDTGINRPNGIALSNDGGTLAVSDYGGAITWTFRVNPGGVLDAKMPTMPMRLAVDPKGEFNFNEPPPYVASSRGDGMAVDKAGRYYVTSDLGVQIFDPTGRPCGVLPKVDKDQPFTTCMLAGPNHSTLYIAHGQRIYRRKLTVETP; encoded by the coding sequence ATGACGTTCCCCAAGCTTTTCAAAAACGGGATCACCTTTTCGCTGTTGACGTTGTTGTCTCTGACGGCAATCCATCCCACTGTTTCGGTCGGGCAAGACAATTCTGTTGGTGAAGTTCAGCCTGACGTGCCGAGCGGCGAAGTCACTTCCGGCAAGTTCAGCGACAGCCACGTTTTCCCCGGAACGACCCGAGAGTACAGCGTTTATGTGCCGGCGCAGTATCAATCCGACAAACCTGCCTCGTTGATGGTTTTTATGGATGGTTCGTCCTACGCGAATCCAAACGGCGCCTTTCGAGTCCCTGTCGTGCTGGACAACTTAATCGCTCAACAAGCGATGCCGGTCACGATCGCCGTGTTTGTTAACCCAGGCATTATCACCCCCACGCTTGATGATGCCAAAGACCGTAGCAACCGGTCCTTCGAATACGATTCGCTCGGTGATCGCAACGCGACGTTCTTGGTGGATGAACTACTACCGGTGGCGTTAAAGGGACTCAACGTTTCCGACGATCCGGTCGACCGCGCGGTGTGCGGGATATCGTCGAGCGGTATCGCTGCGTTTACCGTCGCGTGGGAAAAGCCAGACCAGTTCGGTAAGGTCCTTAGCCACATTGGCAGCTTCACCAACATCCGCGGCGGCTGGGAGTATCCCGGATTAATTCGCAAGTCCCACAAGCAACCCAAGCCAATCAAGGTCTACCTGCAAGATGGACGAGACGATCTCGATAACCTGCACGGCAATTGGCCGCTGGGCAATCATGACATGGCGGCGGCGCTGCAGTTTGCTGGCTACCAACACAAACTGGTCATGACCGATGGCGGACACAGCGGCAAGTGGGCCGGCGAGGATTTGCCCAACGCGTTGAAATGGTTGTGGGATGACAATGCCAAGTCCTCGCACGTTCCCGATCCCAGCACCAAACCAAAGTGGGAACCACATCCCGACGCAGTTGCCAAAGAAAGTGTTCCTCGAGGCAAGGTCGAAACGATGCAGCCCTGGGAATCGAAGATCTTCCCCGGGACCACGCGAGACTGGGCGATCTATGTACCGGCTCAGTACTCTCCGGAAGAACCTGCTGCGTTGATGGTGTTTCAGGACGGTGAAGGAATGCGGAACACAGATCGTCGCTGGCGAGTGCCGATTGTTTTCGACAACCTGATCGCTCGTGGCGACATGCCACCTACGATTGCTGTGTTTTTGAATCCTGGTCACGAAACCGCTAAGCCTCGCAAAAAGAACAAACATTCCAATCGAAGCTTTGAATACGACAGCTTGGGCGATCGCTACGCTCGGTTCTTGCTTGACGAGATCATTCCCGAAGTCAAGAAACGCTACACCATCTCGGATGATCCCGAGATGCACGCTATAGGCGGTTCTAGTTCCGGCGCGATTTGCGCGTTCACTGCCGCCTGGGAACGAACGGACTACTTTCGCAAGGTTTACTCCAGTGTCGGTAGCTTCACTAACCTGCGAGGCGGCAACATCTATCCGGCACTCGTTCGCAAAACCGAACCCAAGCCTATTCGCGTCTACATGGCCGACACCAGTGGCGATGTTGATAACGCGTTTGGAAGTTGGCCTTGGGCAAACCAACGAATGGCCGCGGCGTTGAATTACATGGGCTACGACGTTCGTTTCGACTGGGCGGAGGGCTACGCACACAACGCGGACTTTGGGGGTTCGAAATTTCCTGAGGCGATGAAGTGGTTGTGGCGAAACGAAGAACACAAACCTGTCATCAACACTCAAGGTGATTTGGGAGGCGATTTAACTCTCTTGAATTTGCTGATCCCGGGTGAAGCCTGGGAACTCGTTGCTGATGATCTTGGCTTCGCCGATGCCCTGTGTGCCGACGCGCAAGGGAATCTGTACTTCTGCGACATGCGGGCGCCGTCGGTGATCCGGATCGACGCGACAACGGGCGGACAATCCGTGATCGCGAAGGAATCGGTCAGCGGATTGGAACTCAGCCCCGATGGGACGCTTTTGTACGCCTGTCAGGGATCCAAGGACCGAGTGATCTCGATTGATGTTCGTAGTGGAGAGGTCAAAACAATTGCCGAAGGAGTCAAGCCGAATGACTTGGCGGTCACTCGCGACGGATTCGTACTGATTACCGAAACCGGCGCAAAACAGGTCACTCGTATCAATCCCGAGTCGGGCGAAGTCACGCCTGTTGACACCGGGATCAATCGGCCCAATGGCATTGCTTTGTCCAACGACGGCGGGACGCTCGCGGTGTCGGATTACGGTGGAGCGATCACGTGGACGTTCCGAGTCAATCCAGGGGGCGTGCTTGATGCCAAGATGCCCACGATGCCAATGCGATTGGCGGTCGATCCAAAAGGTGAGTTCAATTTCAATGAGCCACCGCCGTACGTGGCTTCCTCTCGAGGCGATGGCATGGCAGTCGATAAAGCCGGGCGCTACTACGTGACCAGTGATCTTGGCGTGCAAATCTTCGACCCCACCGGCCGACCATGCGGAGTGCTACCGAAAGTAGATAAGGATCAACCTTTTACGACGTGCATGTTGGCGGGGCCCAACCACAGCACTCTGTACATCGCGCACGGCCAAAGGATCTACCGCCGCAAGCTAACTGTCGAAACGCCTTAG
- a CDS encoding serine/threonine-protein kinase: protein MAIPESSNFDETNRPGDTPSRSDREKRSPDDDSASKLRSRRRQGRSRKTIDQDVVHDATLGSDAAERPKPSQTESSQPPAESSTETSPCPAVNDSVPSRYESVGEVGRGGWGVVEKAVDRQLDREVAVKRFTDTYEVTEQERQRFLHEAKVTSQLQHPGIVPVHEMGDQKDAYYVMKLLDGVTLQEFIQQHHSDKLSRTKQTRFEFGEKLEPLLQRFVDVCNAVAYAHKRGVVHRDLKPSNVMIGEFGETVVLDWGLAHSLDATPGLATTPLPARRKNVHADSTPLIEPDGTVVGTPAYMSPEQASGEISAISQPSDIYSLGMILYAIVAGRHPYQGQPVEQILKQVQSSSYPSLRSLQPLAPSALVSIVAKAMSRSPGDRYESAELLASDVRRFIAGDSVSVHQESFIEKSVRWCRHHQGIAAAVAGCASVLLVGAIVFGIVIKQSHRAEQIARIEAEQSHREAILSLGEAREATDAWLIELSGSLQFYPGMEKLRGELLERAIHQFDRLETQNLASSQTQTADSASGTASSPNVDSSVTYREHTDQLAKLERAKGALRLGDLYRLTGKPNQARTHYQAAATILRKHDQDPAPPALNVTPVSLSDTGKIDNHTGSAIQDAYTLERVNAIIGLLLLAEDTETDLPSSQEITVARRWLRSVTEPIHRDTLQSETNRSALDSYSARLISAFVRMEMALQNAKPHAHDRVDAMGNGSSFEDAVTLARWLADRTQSPRDRRLSETIQTQNCRQLADTGQHHDAWQRWSVLIDDVQRWSDSDPDRIDLLQSLGHALLQRGNCQVQLGNHENATADFDRSIRMIEKAWRLTDDDGFYRINLATAENNLGQLLATGKNRNPAMATKLLRQSLKTYEALLREGVTADRLRRYAQTHHALAVLSSPSNSAVDVVTEQAVEHAQKSASAFEILSDYVSLSVDDTLGWMHCQVTIASHHAQHGRMKPVASMLEHLRQREQQLGQTALNAVQSQTLRRVTDAIEVFEESIGATDLISTTDTDEPTDIETDLVD from the coding sequence ATGGCAATTCCTGAATCATCGAACTTCGACGAAACGAATCGCCCCGGCGATACGCCAAGCCGAAGTGATCGTGAGAAACGGTCGCCGGACGATGATTCAGCATCAAAGCTTCGTTCCCGACGGCGGCAGGGTCGTTCACGAAAGACGATTGACCAAGACGTTGTTCATGATGCCACTCTCGGATCGGACGCCGCCGAACGACCCAAGCCATCGCAAACAGAGTCCAGCCAGCCGCCCGCGGAATCCTCGACGGAAACATCGCCTTGCCCTGCGGTTAACGATTCGGTGCCTTCACGTTACGAAAGCGTAGGTGAGGTCGGTCGCGGAGGGTGGGGAGTAGTCGAAAAAGCAGTTGACCGCCAACTCGATCGCGAAGTCGCCGTGAAGCGGTTCACCGACACGTACGAGGTCACCGAGCAAGAACGTCAGCGATTCTTACACGAAGCGAAAGTCACCAGCCAGCTTCAGCATCCGGGTATTGTCCCGGTCCACGAGATGGGCGACCAAAAAGACGCCTACTATGTGATGAAGTTGCTCGATGGCGTGACGCTTCAAGAGTTCATCCAGCAACATCATTCCGACAAGTTGTCTCGAACGAAGCAAACGCGGTTCGAGTTCGGCGAAAAGCTCGAACCTCTGTTGCAACGCTTTGTCGATGTCTGCAATGCGGTCGCGTACGCGCACAAGCGCGGCGTGGTCCATCGCGATTTGAAGCCATCTAACGTGATGATTGGCGAATTTGGCGAAACGGTAGTCTTGGATTGGGGCTTGGCACACTCGCTTGATGCAACGCCCGGTTTGGCCACCACCCCGCTGCCTGCGCGACGAAAGAATGTTCACGCTGATTCGACCCCGTTGATCGAGCCCGACGGAACCGTGGTCGGAACGCCAGCCTACATGTCCCCGGAACAGGCGTCCGGCGAAATCTCAGCGATCAGCCAGCCATCGGACATCTATTCGCTTGGAATGATCCTGTACGCGATCGTCGCCGGGCGTCACCCTTACCAAGGGCAACCGGTCGAACAAATCCTGAAGCAAGTTCAATCGTCGAGTTACCCAAGCTTGCGATCGCTGCAGCCTTTAGCACCATCGGCTTTGGTCTCGATCGTCGCCAAGGCCATGTCACGGTCGCCCGGGGATCGCTATGAGAGCGCAGAACTCTTAGCCAGCGACGTTCGACGATTCATTGCTGGTGATTCGGTGTCGGTGCACCAAGAAAGCTTCATCGAAAAGAGTGTTCGGTGGTGCCGACATCACCAAGGAATTGCTGCAGCGGTGGCCGGCTGTGCTTCGGTATTGCTGGTCGGTGCGATTGTCTTCGGAATTGTGATTAAGCAATCGCATCGCGCCGAGCAGATCGCCCGTATCGAAGCTGAACAATCGCATCGGGAAGCCATCCTTAGCTTGGGTGAGGCGCGCGAAGCAACCGATGCGTGGTTGATCGAGCTGAGCGGCTCCCTCCAGTTCTATCCGGGAATGGAAAAACTACGTGGCGAACTGCTAGAACGCGCCATCCATCAATTCGATCGACTCGAGACCCAAAATTTAGCGTCGTCGCAAACGCAGACCGCTGATAGTGCTTCAGGGACGGCATCGAGTCCGAACGTCGACTCATCAGTAACGTATCGCGAGCATACCGATCAACTAGCAAAATTAGAGCGAGCCAAGGGAGCCTTGCGTCTGGGCGACCTCTATCGTTTAACAGGCAAGCCAAACCAAGCCAGGACGCACTACCAAGCCGCCGCTACGATCCTGCGAAAACACGATCAAGACCCTGCCCCACCTGCTTTGAACGTGACACCGGTCTCGTTGAGTGATACCGGGAAAATCGACAATCACACCGGTTCGGCAATCCAGGATGCGTACACACTCGAACGCGTCAACGCGATCATCGGGCTGCTCTTGTTGGCTGAAGACACCGAAACCGATCTACCATCAAGCCAAGAGATTACCGTTGCCCGCCGTTGGCTGCGCAGCGTGACCGAACCGATTCACCGAGATACACTCCAAAGCGAGACTAACAGATCAGCGTTAGACAGCTATTCAGCTCGTTTGATCTCGGCCTTCGTGCGGATGGAAATGGCATTGCAAAATGCTAAACCGCACGCACACGATCGCGTCGACGCGATGGGCAATGGTTCGTCGTTCGAAGATGCGGTGACGTTGGCCCGATGGTTGGCGGATCGAACTCAATCGCCGCGTGACCGCCGCCTATCCGAAACGATCCAGACGCAGAATTGCCGACAACTGGCCGATACGGGCCAGCACCACGATGCGTGGCAGCGCTGGAGCGTGCTGATCGACGACGTTCAACGATGGTCCGACAGCGACCCCGACCGCATTGACCTTTTGCAATCCTTAGGACACGCGCTGCTGCAACGAGGTAACTGCCAAGTTCAGTTGGGTAATCACGAGAACGCGACCGCTGACTTTGATCGTTCTATCCGCATGATCGAGAAGGCATGGCGATTAACGGACGACGACGGGTTCTATCGAATCAACTTGGCAACCGCCGAAAACAATCTTGGACAGTTACTGGCCACCGGAAAGAACCGCAACCCGGCGATGGCGACCAAGTTGCTTCGACAGTCGCTCAAAACGTACGAAGCATTGCTACGCGAAGGCGTCACCGCGGATCGCCTGCGCCGCTACGCCCAAACTCATCATGCCTTAGCGGTACTCAGTTCACCGTCGAATTCCGCGGTGGATGTGGTCACCGAACAAGCCGTTGAGCACGCTCAGAAATCCGCATCCGCGTTTGAAATTCTTAGCGATTACGTTTCCCTTTCGGTGGACGACACGCTCGGTTGGATGCATTGCCAAGTCACGATCGCATCGCATCATGCCCAGCACGGAAGAATGAAACCCGTGGCAAGCATGCTGGAACACCTTCGGCAACGCGAGCAGCAACTTGGGCAAACCGCCTTGAACGCCGTGCAAAGCCAAACACTACGAAGGGTGACCGATGCGATCGAGGTGTTCGAAGAGTCCATCGGGGCAACTGATTTGATCAGCACGACTGACACAGACGAGCCAACCGACATCGAAACTGACTTGGTCGATTAA
- a CDS encoding GGDEF domain-containing protein: MTNSAPTTIDSFPPGSDHSPVVSATTKNTPVAEATLRRQPTPEPTVEVNECCLVQIYPADVITGMLLLEEDEFSIGRSPDTDLPLSDSSVSRQHAMLIRGSEGYLVRDLGSTNGTLVNEQIIESDCVLRSGDTVRIGSFLFRFLSAGSVESQYHETVYSALTRDALTGTMNKRYLLDAMEREISRSTRAKTDMAVVMLDIDHFKSVNDTHGHLVGDEVLRTFGKRVGDICRTDDLLARYGGEEFCLLLAATGREEAAEMADRCRRAVASAPFETAAGPLEITASFGFAVLNPNEPATTKGLLELADQHLYEAKRGGRNRVCG; this comes from the coding sequence ATGACGAATTCAGCGCCAACGACTATCGATTCATTCCCGCCCGGATCCGACCATTCGCCCGTCGTATCAGCAACCACCAAGAACACTCCGGTTGCCGAGGCGACACTGCGACGGCAACCGACTCCCGAACCAACCGTCGAAGTCAACGAATGCTGTTTAGTTCAAATCTATCCGGCCGACGTAATCACAGGGATGTTGTTGCTTGAGGAAGATGAGTTTTCCATCGGACGTTCGCCCGACACTGATTTGCCATTGTCAGACAGCAGCGTTTCGCGTCAGCACGCCATGCTGATCCGCGGCAGCGAAGGTTACCTAGTTCGCGACCTGGGAAGCACTAACGGAACCTTAGTTAACGAACAAATCATTGAATCGGATTGCGTGCTACGCAGCGGCGACACGGTTCGTATCGGTAGCTTCTTGTTTCGATTCTTGTCCGCCGGTTCGGTGGAATCGCAGTACCACGAAACGGTCTACAGCGCGTTGACTCGTGATGCGCTAACGGGCACCATGAACAAGCGATACTTGCTGGATGCGATGGAACGCGAGATCTCTCGATCAACCCGAGCGAAGACCGACATGGCAGTGGTCATGCTGGACATTGATCACTTCAAGTCGGTCAACGACACTCACGGTCACTTAGTGGGCGACGAGGTGTTGCGAACGTTTGGCAAGCGAGTGGGTGACATTTGCCGCACCGATGACTTGTTGGCTCGTTACGGCGGCGAAGAGTTCTGCTTGTTGCTTGCTGCGACCGGTCGCGAAGAAGCCGCGGAAATGGCTGACCGCTGCCGCCGCGCTGTTGCCAGCGCTCCATTTGAAACCGCCGCCGGTCCCCTAGAAATCACGGCGAGCTTTGGATTCGCAGTGCTGAACCCCAACGAGCCAGCGACAACGAAGGGCTTGCTTGAACTCGCTGACCAACATCTCTACGAAGCCAAACGAGGCGGTCGCAATCGCGTGTGCGGTTAA